In the Paralichthys olivaceus isolate ysfri-2021 chromosome 17, ASM2471397v2, whole genome shotgun sequence genome, one interval contains:
- the LOC109645925 gene encoding melanoma receptor tyrosine-protein kinase-like isoform X1, translating to MSGLSGGGTAALLLLLLGRCCCISPGRRVCQGMSNQLTLLGTHENHHDNLVRMYSNCSVVLENLEVTYARQHHDLSFLQSIQEVGGYVLIAMNEVATIPLVNLRLIRGQNLYNGRFSLLVISNYNRNQSSDTLGYTSGLRQLLLSNLTEILMGGVKMTHNPLLCHTETIQWWDILDNDTNPIMDFKMDMFPRKCDKCDTSCVNGSCWATGQHHCQRFTKLQCAKQCSRRCRGPKPLDCCNEHCAAGCTGPRATDCLACRDFNDDGTCKNTCPPPTLYNIKTHQVVNNPNAKFTFGAICVTSCPHNYVVTEGSCVRTCSAGMFEVEEDGVQRCKTCGGPCPKVCDGVGFGSLMNTMAVNASNIESFRNCTKINGDVSLIETSFTGDAHYKIPPMDPVKLEYFRTVKEITGYLLIQSWPENLTSLSVFENLEIIRGRSKHSQPSLSVVTAKHLRWLGLRSLKEVSAGRVLVRGNLQLCYTRREQWARLFKSIDQTINMRDNADLRDCEQQNRTCDEECADGGCWGPGPTMCVSCRHFDRKRRCVSFCNLLQGEPREVEVNGSCVECHPECLLTPGTPACHGPGNDQCSQCTHAQDGPHCVPRCPHGVPGDGDTLVWKYADDTSQCQACHQNCTEGCSGPGLSGCTGAAGHSMLAVGVVSGLLVAVIVPLVIFVLLRRQRIRRKRTLRRLLQERELVEPLTPSGEAPNQALLRILKETEFKKVRVLGSGAFGTVFKGLWIPEGENVKIPVAIKVLREATSPKANQEILDEAYVMASVDHPHVCRLLGICLTSSVQLVTQLMPYGCLLDYVRHHRGHVSAKWLLNWCVQIAKGMSYLEDRHLVHRDLAARNVLVKTPNHVKITDFGLAKLLTADEKEYHADGGKVPIKWMALESIVQWTYTHQSDVWSYGVTVWELMTFGSKPYDGIPASEIASVLEGGDRLPQPPICTIDIYMIMVKCWMIEPSCRPRFRELTVEFSKMASDPSRYLVIQGDLPSPSDSRFYSRLLSSDDTDDVVDADEYLLPYKGLGNHDNQHCNAMNGRPIRENSTAFRYITDPTLNSLDKEDFTVHEYMNQSVSGTGCSRLSEAVNPNYEDLSSGWGASSLPVLQEDNKICSRVPEGPEYLNTTQNTLPLAAWNSLDNPDYQANFLPQDDPSSFTADGAFLPAAENLEYLGLGAALHAPVR from the exons tgtgtcaggGGATGAGTAACCAGCTGACGTTGTTGGGGACTCATGAGAATCACCATGACAACCTGGTGAGGATGTACTCAAACTGTTCCGTGGTTCTGGAGAACCTGGAGGTGACGTACGCTCGGCAGCATCACGACCTGTCGTTCCTCCAG TCCATCCAGGAAGTGGGCGGGTACGTTCTGATCGCCATGAACGAGGTCGCTACGATCCCATTGGTCAATCTGAGGCTGATCCGAGGTCAGAACCTGTACAACGGTCGATTCTCTCTGTTGGTGATATCCAACTACAACAGGAACCAGTCGTCTGACACACTGGGCTACACAAGTGGACTaagacagctgctgctcagcaaCCTGAccg AGATTCTGATGGGGGGGGTAAAGATGACCCACAATCCTTTGCTGTGTCACACTGAGACCATCCAGTGGTGGGACATCTTGGACAACGACACCAATCCCATCATGGATTTCAAGATGGACATGTTCCCCCGAAAAT gtgacAAGTGTGATACAAGTTGTGTTAACGGTTCGTGTTGGGCAACAGGACAACATCACTGCCAGAGat tCACGAAGCTGCAATGTGCCAAACAGTGCAGCAGAAGGTGTCGAGGTCCGAAGCCCCTGGACTGCTGTAATGAACATTGTGCAGCCGGCTGCACCGGACCTCGAGCCACCGACTGTCTG GCCTGCAGGGACTTTAATGATGACGGGACGTGTAAAAACACGTGTCCTCCTCCAACACTCTACAACATCAAAACCCACCAGGTGGTCAACAACCCAAATGCCAAGTTCACCTTTGGGGCGATCTGTGTCACGTCCTGCCCAC ATAACTACGTGGTGACAGAGGGATCCTGTGTTCGAACCTGCAGCGCTGGAATGTTCGAGGTTGAGGAGGACGGAGTCCAACGTTGCAAAACGTGTGGCGGGCCCTGTCCCAAAG TTTGTGACGGAGTGGGGTTCGGCTCTCTGATGAACACCATGGCTGTGAACGCCTCCAACATCGAATCCTTCAGGAACTGCACCAAAATCAATGGAGATGTCTCGCTCATCGAAACTTCATTCACCGG AGATGCGCATTATAAGATCCCGCCCATGGACCCTGTGAAGCTGGAATATTTTAGGACAGTCAAGGAAATCACCg GTTATCTGCTGATCCAGTCATGGCCGGAGAACCtgacctctctgtctgtgttcgAGAACCTGGAGATCATCCGAGGGAGATCCAAGCACTC TCAACCCAGTTTGTCGGTGGTGACAGCCAAGCACCTCCGCTGGCTGGGCCTGCGCTCCTTGAAGGAGGTGAGCGCTGGGAGGGTGTTGGTGAGGGGCAACCTCCAGCTCTGCTACACTCGACGTGAACAGTGGGCCCGCCTCTTCAAATCCATTGACCAGACCATCAACATGCGTGACAATGCTGACCTCAGAGACTGTG AACAACAGAATCGAACCTGTGATGAGGAGTGTGCAGATGGGGGCTGCTGGGGTCCAGGTCCCACCATGTGTGTCTCCTGTCGACATTTTGACCGAAAGCGGCGCTGTGTGTCCTTCTGCAACCTGCTGCAGGG TGAGCCcagagaggtggaggtgaaTGGCAGCTGTGTCGAGTGTCATCCAGAGTGTCTGCTGACGCCCGGGACTCCAGCCTGTCATGGTCCG GGTAACGACCAGTGTTCCCAGTGCACCCATGCCCAGGATGGCCCTCATTGCGTGCCGCGCTGCCCCCATGGTGTCCCAGGGGACGGAGACACGCTGGTGTGGAAATATGCCGATGACACAAGCCAGTGTCAGGCCTGTCACCAGAACTGCACTGAGGG GTGTTCAGGTCCGGGTCTGTCAGGATGTACAGG TGCTGCTGGTCACTCCATGTTGGCGGTGGGCGTGGTCAGCGGACTCTTGGTAGCTGTCATTGTTCCATTGGTCATCTTTGTGTTGCTACGGCGACAACGaatcaggaggaagaggactcTTCGGCGcctcctgcaggagagagag CTGGTGGAGCCGTTGACTCCGAGCGGTGAAGCTCCGAATCAGGCACTGCTGAGAATCCTGAAGGAGACAGAGTTTAAAAAGGTTCGGGTCCTCGGCTCCGGGGCTTTTGGCACTGTCTTCAAG GGTCTGTGGATTCCTGAGGGAGAGAACGTGAAGATCCCAGTCGCCATCAAAGTTCTGAGAGAAGCAACATCACCTAAAGCCAACCAAGAAATCCTGGAC gaggcaTATGTCATGGCGAGTGTGGATCACCCTCATGTGTGTCGTTTGCTGGGAATCTGTCTGACTTCGTCGGTCCAGCTGGTGACGCAGCTGATGCCATACGGCTGCTTGCTGGACTACGTCCGACACCACAGGGGCCACGTCAGCGCCAAGTGGCTCCTGAACTGGTGCGTCCAGATCGCCAAG GGGATGAGCTACCTGGAGGATCGTCACCTGGTGCATCGAGACCTGGCGGCGAGGAACGTCCTGGTGAAAACTCCTAACCACGTCAAAATCACTGACTTCGGCCTGGCCAAGTTACTAACGGCTGATGAGAAGGAGTACCACGCTGACGGAggaaag GTTCCCATTAAGTGGATGGCATTGGAGTCGATCGTCCAGTGGACGTACACACACCAGAGTGACGTGTGGAGCTACG GTGTGACTGTGTGGGAGCTGATGACCTTTGGCTCCAAACCGTACGATGGAATCCCGGCGAGCGAGATCGCCTCAGTGCTGGAGGGAGGAGATCGGCTGCCTCAGCCTCCCATCTGCACCATTGACATCTACATGATCATGGTCAAAT GTTGGATGATCGAGCCGTCGTGTCGTCCCAGGTTCAGAGAACTGACGGTGGAGTTTTCTAAAATGGCCAGCGATCCGTCCAGATACCTGGTGATACAG GGCGACCTGCCCAGTCCTTCAGACAGCAGGTTTTACTCTCGTCTGTTGAGCTCTGACGACACTGACGACGTGGTGGATGCTGACGAATACTTGCTGCCTTATAAAGGACTGGGTAACCATGATAACCAGCACTGCAACGCCATg AACGGTCGACCAATCAGAGAGAACAGCACCGCTTTTCGTTACATCACTGATCCGACGCTCAACTCGCTGGATAAAGAGGACTTCACTGTTCACG AGTACATGAACCAGAGCGTGAGTGGAACCGGCTGCAGCCGATTGTCTGAGGCAGTAAATCCAAACTATGAGGATCTGAGTTCGGGCTGGGGCGcctcctcacttcctgttctgCAGGAGGATAATAAGATCTGCAGCCGAGTTCCAGAGGGACCAGAATACCTGAACACCACCCAAAACACGCTCCCCCTGGCTGCTTGGAACAGCCTTGACAACCCAGACTACCAGGCCAACTTCCTGCCGCAGGATGACCCCTCTTCTTTCACCGCTGATGGTGCGTTCCTCCCGGCCGCCGAGAACCTAGAGTACCTGGGTCTGGGAGCTGCACTGCACGCTCCGGTCCGCTAG
- the LOC109645925 gene encoding melanoma receptor tyrosine-protein kinase-like isoform X2 has translation MSNQLTLLGTHENHHDNLVRMYSNCSVVLENLEVTYARQHHDLSFLQSIQEVGGYVLIAMNEVATIPLVNLRLIRGQNLYNGRFSLLVISNYNRNQSSDTLGYTSGLRQLLLSNLTEILMGGVKMTHNPLLCHTETIQWWDILDNDTNPIMDFKMDMFPRKCDKCDTSCVNGSCWATGQHHCQRFTKLQCAKQCSRRCRGPKPLDCCNEHCAAGCTGPRATDCLACRDFNDDGTCKNTCPPPTLYNIKTHQVVNNPNAKFTFGAICVTSCPHNYVVTEGSCVRTCSAGMFEVEEDGVQRCKTCGGPCPKVCDGVGFGSLMNTMAVNASNIESFRNCTKINGDVSLIETSFTGDAHYKIPPMDPVKLEYFRTVKEITGYLLIQSWPENLTSLSVFENLEIIRGRSKHSQPSLSVVTAKHLRWLGLRSLKEVSAGRVLVRGNLQLCYTRREQWARLFKSIDQTINMRDNADLRDCEQQNRTCDEECADGGCWGPGPTMCVSCRHFDRKRRCVSFCNLLQGEPREVEVNGSCVECHPECLLTPGTPACHGPGNDQCSQCTHAQDGPHCVPRCPHGVPGDGDTLVWKYADDTSQCQACHQNCTEGCSGPGLSGCTGAAGHSMLAVGVVSGLLVAVIVPLVIFVLLRRQRIRRKRTLRRLLQERELVEPLTPSGEAPNQALLRILKETEFKKVRVLGSGAFGTVFKGLWIPEGENVKIPVAIKVLREATSPKANQEILDEAYVMASVDHPHVCRLLGICLTSSVQLVTQLMPYGCLLDYVRHHRGHVSAKWLLNWCVQIAKGMSYLEDRHLVHRDLAARNVLVKTPNHVKITDFGLAKLLTADEKEYHADGGKVPIKWMALESIVQWTYTHQSDVWSYGVTVWELMTFGSKPYDGIPASEIASVLEGGDRLPQPPICTIDIYMIMVKCWMIEPSCRPRFRELTVEFSKMASDPSRYLVIQGDLPSPSDSRFYSRLLSSDDTDDVVDADEYLLPYKGLGNHDNQHCNAMNGRPIRENSTAFRYITDPTLNSLDKEDFTVHEYMNQSVSGTGCSRLSEAVNPNYEDLSSGWGASSLPVLQEDNKICSRVPEGPEYLNTTQNTLPLAAWNSLDNPDYQANFLPQDDPSSFTADGAFLPAAENLEYLGLGAALHAPVR, from the exons ATGAGTAACCAGCTGACGTTGTTGGGGACTCATGAGAATCACCATGACAACCTGGTGAGGATGTACTCAAACTGTTCCGTGGTTCTGGAGAACCTGGAGGTGACGTACGCTCGGCAGCATCACGACCTGTCGTTCCTCCAG TCCATCCAGGAAGTGGGCGGGTACGTTCTGATCGCCATGAACGAGGTCGCTACGATCCCATTGGTCAATCTGAGGCTGATCCGAGGTCAGAACCTGTACAACGGTCGATTCTCTCTGTTGGTGATATCCAACTACAACAGGAACCAGTCGTCTGACACACTGGGCTACACAAGTGGACTaagacagctgctgctcagcaaCCTGAccg AGATTCTGATGGGGGGGGTAAAGATGACCCACAATCCTTTGCTGTGTCACACTGAGACCATCCAGTGGTGGGACATCTTGGACAACGACACCAATCCCATCATGGATTTCAAGATGGACATGTTCCCCCGAAAAT gtgacAAGTGTGATACAAGTTGTGTTAACGGTTCGTGTTGGGCAACAGGACAACATCACTGCCAGAGat tCACGAAGCTGCAATGTGCCAAACAGTGCAGCAGAAGGTGTCGAGGTCCGAAGCCCCTGGACTGCTGTAATGAACATTGTGCAGCCGGCTGCACCGGACCTCGAGCCACCGACTGTCTG GCCTGCAGGGACTTTAATGATGACGGGACGTGTAAAAACACGTGTCCTCCTCCAACACTCTACAACATCAAAACCCACCAGGTGGTCAACAACCCAAATGCCAAGTTCACCTTTGGGGCGATCTGTGTCACGTCCTGCCCAC ATAACTACGTGGTGACAGAGGGATCCTGTGTTCGAACCTGCAGCGCTGGAATGTTCGAGGTTGAGGAGGACGGAGTCCAACGTTGCAAAACGTGTGGCGGGCCCTGTCCCAAAG TTTGTGACGGAGTGGGGTTCGGCTCTCTGATGAACACCATGGCTGTGAACGCCTCCAACATCGAATCCTTCAGGAACTGCACCAAAATCAATGGAGATGTCTCGCTCATCGAAACTTCATTCACCGG AGATGCGCATTATAAGATCCCGCCCATGGACCCTGTGAAGCTGGAATATTTTAGGACAGTCAAGGAAATCACCg GTTATCTGCTGATCCAGTCATGGCCGGAGAACCtgacctctctgtctgtgttcgAGAACCTGGAGATCATCCGAGGGAGATCCAAGCACTC TCAACCCAGTTTGTCGGTGGTGACAGCCAAGCACCTCCGCTGGCTGGGCCTGCGCTCCTTGAAGGAGGTGAGCGCTGGGAGGGTGTTGGTGAGGGGCAACCTCCAGCTCTGCTACACTCGACGTGAACAGTGGGCCCGCCTCTTCAAATCCATTGACCAGACCATCAACATGCGTGACAATGCTGACCTCAGAGACTGTG AACAACAGAATCGAACCTGTGATGAGGAGTGTGCAGATGGGGGCTGCTGGGGTCCAGGTCCCACCATGTGTGTCTCCTGTCGACATTTTGACCGAAAGCGGCGCTGTGTGTCCTTCTGCAACCTGCTGCAGGG TGAGCCcagagaggtggaggtgaaTGGCAGCTGTGTCGAGTGTCATCCAGAGTGTCTGCTGACGCCCGGGACTCCAGCCTGTCATGGTCCG GGTAACGACCAGTGTTCCCAGTGCACCCATGCCCAGGATGGCCCTCATTGCGTGCCGCGCTGCCCCCATGGTGTCCCAGGGGACGGAGACACGCTGGTGTGGAAATATGCCGATGACACAAGCCAGTGTCAGGCCTGTCACCAGAACTGCACTGAGGG GTGTTCAGGTCCGGGTCTGTCAGGATGTACAGG TGCTGCTGGTCACTCCATGTTGGCGGTGGGCGTGGTCAGCGGACTCTTGGTAGCTGTCATTGTTCCATTGGTCATCTTTGTGTTGCTACGGCGACAACGaatcaggaggaagaggactcTTCGGCGcctcctgcaggagagagag CTGGTGGAGCCGTTGACTCCGAGCGGTGAAGCTCCGAATCAGGCACTGCTGAGAATCCTGAAGGAGACAGAGTTTAAAAAGGTTCGGGTCCTCGGCTCCGGGGCTTTTGGCACTGTCTTCAAG GGTCTGTGGATTCCTGAGGGAGAGAACGTGAAGATCCCAGTCGCCATCAAAGTTCTGAGAGAAGCAACATCACCTAAAGCCAACCAAGAAATCCTGGAC gaggcaTATGTCATGGCGAGTGTGGATCACCCTCATGTGTGTCGTTTGCTGGGAATCTGTCTGACTTCGTCGGTCCAGCTGGTGACGCAGCTGATGCCATACGGCTGCTTGCTGGACTACGTCCGACACCACAGGGGCCACGTCAGCGCCAAGTGGCTCCTGAACTGGTGCGTCCAGATCGCCAAG GGGATGAGCTACCTGGAGGATCGTCACCTGGTGCATCGAGACCTGGCGGCGAGGAACGTCCTGGTGAAAACTCCTAACCACGTCAAAATCACTGACTTCGGCCTGGCCAAGTTACTAACGGCTGATGAGAAGGAGTACCACGCTGACGGAggaaag GTTCCCATTAAGTGGATGGCATTGGAGTCGATCGTCCAGTGGACGTACACACACCAGAGTGACGTGTGGAGCTACG GTGTGACTGTGTGGGAGCTGATGACCTTTGGCTCCAAACCGTACGATGGAATCCCGGCGAGCGAGATCGCCTCAGTGCTGGAGGGAGGAGATCGGCTGCCTCAGCCTCCCATCTGCACCATTGACATCTACATGATCATGGTCAAAT GTTGGATGATCGAGCCGTCGTGTCGTCCCAGGTTCAGAGAACTGACGGTGGAGTTTTCTAAAATGGCCAGCGATCCGTCCAGATACCTGGTGATACAG GGCGACCTGCCCAGTCCTTCAGACAGCAGGTTTTACTCTCGTCTGTTGAGCTCTGACGACACTGACGACGTGGTGGATGCTGACGAATACTTGCTGCCTTATAAAGGACTGGGTAACCATGATAACCAGCACTGCAACGCCATg AACGGTCGACCAATCAGAGAGAACAGCACCGCTTTTCGTTACATCACTGATCCGACGCTCAACTCGCTGGATAAAGAGGACTTCACTGTTCACG AGTACATGAACCAGAGCGTGAGTGGAACCGGCTGCAGCCGATTGTCTGAGGCAGTAAATCCAAACTATGAGGATCTGAGTTCGGGCTGGGGCGcctcctcacttcctgttctgCAGGAGGATAATAAGATCTGCAGCCGAGTTCCAGAGGGACCAGAATACCTGAACACCACCCAAAACACGCTCCCCCTGGCTGCTTGGAACAGCCTTGACAACCCAGACTACCAGGCCAACTTCCTGCCGCAGGATGACCCCTCTTCTTTCACCGCTGATGGTGCGTTCCTCCCGGCCGCCGAGAACCTAGAGTACCTGGGTCTGGGAGCTGCACTGCACGCTCCGGTCCGCTAG